A portion of the Amia ocellicauda isolate fAmiCal2 chromosome 22, fAmiCal2.hap1, whole genome shotgun sequence genome contains these proteins:
- the ddx49 gene encoding putative ATP-dependent RNA helicase DDX49: MSGFSSLGISDWLIGQCKQMGISKPTPVQESCVPAILEGRDCMGCAKTGSGKTAAFVLPVLQKLAEDPYGIYCLVLSPTRELAYQIAEQFRVLGKPLGLRDCIIVGGMDMVKQALELSKKPHVVVATPGRLADHIRSSNTFSLKNIRFLILDEADRLLEQGCTDFTKDLEVILGAVPAKRQTLLFSATLTDTLQELKGIAMNKPFFWESKSEVRTVDELDQRYILTPEKVKDAYLVHLIQKFQDEHDDWSIIIFTNTCKNCQILNMMLREFNFHSVALHSMMKQRQRFENLAKFKSSVFKILIATDVAARGLDIPTVQVVINHNTPGLPKIYIHRVGRTARAGRHGVSITLVTQYDIHLVHAIEEQNQVKLKEYSAEEAEVLKILTQVNVTRRECEIKLESTDFDEKKEINKRKQLILEGKDPDLEEKRKAELEKIRKEKKKFKAKIQESIQKQQEIVLKKRQKKKQPHKQAAKTD, encoded by the exons ATGTCGGGTTTCTCCTCTCTGGGTATATCGGACTGGTTAATAGGCCAGTGCAAGCAGATGGGAATCAGCAAACCCACGCCAGTCCAGGAAAGCTGCGTGCCTGCCATTCTAGAAG GTCGTGATTGCATGGGCTGTGCAAAGACAGGGAGCGGCAAAACGGCTGCGTTTGTCCTGCCAGTGCTTCAGAAACTCGCCGAGGACCCTTATGGCATCTACTGCTTGGTGCTCTCACCGACCAG GGAACTGGCCTATCAGATCGCGGAGCAGTTCAGAGTGCTGGGCAAACCGCTGGGATTGAGAGACTGTATCATCGTTGGAGGAATGG ATATGGTTAAACAAGCCCTGGAGTTGTCCAAGAAGCCGCACGTTGTCGTAGCTACCCCGGGGCGATTGGCTGATCACATCCGGAGCTCCAACACTTTCAGCCTCAAAAACATCCGCTTCCTG atTTTGGACGAGGCTGACCGGCTGCTGGAGCAGGGCTGCACCGACTTCACCAAAGATTTGGAGGTGATCTTGGGCGCCGTGCCGGCCAAGAGACAGACATTGCTCTTCAGCGCCACCCTGACGGACACCTTGCAGGAGCTGAAGGGCATTGCCATGAACAAGCCCTTCTTTTGGGAGAGCAAGTCTGA GGTGCGCACTGTGGATGAACTGGACCAGAGATACATCCTGACCCCAGAGAAGGTCAAAGACGCCTATCTGGTGCATCTCATTCAGAAGTTCCAGGACGAGCATGATGATTGGTCCATCATAATCTTCACCAACACCTGCAA GAACTGTCAAATCTTGAACATGATGCTGCGCGAGTTCAACTTCCACTCCGTCGCCCTCCACTCCATGATGAAGCAG AGACAAAGGTTTGAAAATCTAGCCAAGTTCAAGTCCAGCGTATTCAAGATCCTCATTGCTACCGATGTAGCAGCCAG gggTCTGGATATCCCAACCGTTCAAGTCGTCATCAATCACAACACGCCCGGCCTCCCCAAGATTTACATCCACAGGGTTGGCCGGACAGCCCGAGCAG GAAGACACGGCGTCTCCATCACACTGGTGACGCAGTACGACATTCATCTGGTCCATGCCATCGAGGAACAAAACC AAGTCAAGCTGAAGGAGTATTCTGCGGAGGAGGCGGAAGTGCTGAAGATCCTCACCCAGGTCAACGTGACGAGACGCGAATGCGAAATC AAATTGGAGTCCACAGATTTTGACGAGAAGaaggaaataaacaaaaggAAGCAGCTGATTCTGGAAGGGAAG GACCCCGACCTGGAAGAGAAACGAAAGGCTGAGTTGGAGAAGATcaggaaagagaagaaaaagttCAAGGCCAAGATCCAAGAGAGCATCCAGAAACAGCAAGAAATTGTGCtcaagaagagacagaaaaaaaagcagCCACATAAGCAGGCGGCAAAGACAGATTGA